The following proteins are co-located in the Fluviicola sp. genome:
- the dapA gene encoding 4-hydroxy-tetrahydrodipicolinate synthase has translation MNLFKGAGVALVTPFNADMTIDFPALRRLVQEQISGGTNYLVVQGTTGESPTLNSEEKKQVLETVLEENNGKLPVVYGAGGNNTMSVIEAIKKIPKGVDGILSVAPYYNKPTQAGYLAHYKALASETDLPIILYNVPGRTGSNVLAETTLELAEIKNIVAMKEASGNMEQIMEIIRSRPENFLVLSGDDAITLPLIAAGADGVISVVANSFPKQFSQMVTSALNGDFETARKFHYDLLPVTKLLFAEGNPGGVKIALEELGWMKPYMRLPLVQVSEGLKAKIVAETKKLTK, from the coding sequence ATGAATCTATTTAAAGGAGCCGGAGTCGCATTGGTAACGCCATTTAATGCAGACATGACGATTGATTTTCCGGCATTGCGCAGATTGGTACAGGAACAAATTTCCGGTGGTACGAATTACCTGGTGGTTCAGGGAACTACAGGAGAATCTCCAACTTTAAACAGTGAAGAAAAGAAACAGGTGCTGGAAACTGTTTTGGAAGAAAACAACGGTAAATTGCCGGTTGTTTACGGAGCAGGTGGTAACAACACCATGTCGGTGATTGAAGCGATTAAAAAAATCCCGAAAGGAGTGGATGGAATTCTTTCCGTTGCACCTTACTATAACAAGCCTACGCAGGCAGGATACCTTGCACATTACAAAGCATTGGCTTCCGAAACTGATTTGCCGATCATTTTATATAACGTACCGGGAAGAACCGGCTCGAATGTATTGGCTGAAACAACCCTGGAATTGGCAGAGATAAAGAATATCGTAGCCATGAAAGAAGCTTCCGGAAATATGGAGCAGATCATGGAAATCATCCGCAGCCGCCCGGAAAACTTTTTGGTGCTTTCGGGAGATGATGCGATTACCTTGCCTTTGATTGCAGCGGGTGCAGACGGAGTTATTTCGGTTGTAGCGAATTCATTCCCGAAACAATTCAGTCAGATGGTGACGAGCGCGCTGAACGGTGATTTTGAAACAGCCCGTAAATTCCATTACGATTTATTGCCCGTAACGAAATTGCTTTTCGCGGAAGGGAATCCGGGAGGGGTGAAAATTGCCCTGGAAGAACTGGGATGGATGAAGCCTTATATGCGTCTGCCATTGGTTCAGGTTTCAGAAGGGTTGAAAGCGAAAATTGTTGCAGAAACAAAAAAACTGACGAAATAA
- a CDS encoding bifunctional oligoribonuclease/PAP phosphatase NrnA: MDASQKIKEFVDQAQSIVITSHKSPDGDSIGSSLAVYHILKKWGKQVQIVHPDPAPEFLHWVTGREQIVDFETKAEQAVSILQTADLIFCLDYNEPSRVGDQMQEYLMASKATKVMIDHHLHPADFCQAVISETSACSTCELVYKWMEEIDHLDDLNETSGTCIYLGIMTDTGSFRFPSVSAATHEIVADLIRKGVKHYLIHENVYDTNTVDRIKLRGYALSEKLVCLNDIHVAYASLSEEELRKYNYQKGDTEGLVNQILGIQGIKMAVLFVEKDGKVKISFRAKGDYFVNELAKTHFDGGGHAYASGGASTESLEKTIEKFVTFVKDFIPKA, encoded by the coding sequence ATGGATGCATCGCAAAAAATAAAAGAGTTTGTAGACCAGGCTCAATCAATCGTCATTACCTCGCATAAATCTCCCGACGGGGATTCTATCGGAAGTTCATTGGCAGTCTACCACATTTTAAAGAAATGGGGAAAGCAGGTGCAGATAGTTCATCCGGATCCGGCTCCTGAATTTTTGCATTGGGTGACAGGCCGGGAACAGATCGTTGATTTTGAAACGAAGGCAGAACAAGCTGTTTCCATACTTCAGACAGCCGATTTGATCTTTTGCCTGGATTACAATGAGCCTTCGCGTGTCGGAGACCAGATGCAGGAATACTTAATGGCATCCAAAGCAACGAAAGTAATGATTGATCATCACCTGCATCCGGCAGATTTTTGTCAGGCAGTGATATCCGAAACTTCCGCGTGTTCTACCTGCGAATTGGTGTACAAATGGATGGAAGAAATCGATCATTTGGATGATTTGAACGAAACTTCCGGAACGTGCATTTATTTAGGAATTATGACCGATACCGGATCGTTCCGTTTTCCTTCGGTGAGTGCAGCTACGCATGAAATCGTTGCTGATTTGATCCGGAAAGGTGTGAAACATTACCTGATCCATGAAAATGTGTATGATACCAATACGGTTGACCGCATCAAGTTGAGAGGATATGCCTTGTCGGAAAAACTGGTTTGCCTGAACGACATTCATGTAGCCTACGCCTCGCTTTCGGAAGAAGAATTGAGAAAATACAATTACCAAAAAGGAGATACGGAAGGATTGGTGAACCAGATTTTGGGTATCCAGGGAATCAAGATGGCGGTGCTTTTTGTGGAGAAGGACGGTAAAGTGAAGATTTCTTTCCGTGCAAAAGGAGATTATTTCGTGAATGAATTGGCTAAAACGCATTTTGATGGCGGAGGCCATGCTTATGCTTCCGGAGGCGCTTCGACCGAAAGCCTGGAAAAAACCATCGAAAAATTTGTAACATTTGTAAAAGATTTCATTCCTAAAGCATGA
- a CDS encoding FKBP-type peptidyl-prolyl cis-trans isomerase translates to MKNWTYITIGLLMAACTNGVEKATNNTSKKKDVVSGLSEAEKLIEPKKQIADKKSFPNGIKIQWFEKSNGEPVKEGSVYEINFKTKLQNGEVVDGNYKLQRDMLPFLVGYGMQTPGFDLAMKELRVGDFVEIFIPGALARGPKGIPGIIPPNAPNIVMLRIGKEIKPTKVIDGVKVWRLEENPEMKDAKIGENSNVAIHYFVGTKSNPRYDNSYQRDTPFAFGMKDHSLIPGLRKAMMNMKMYDKLYILVPAKEAYGSRGYVDMVKPNEELFYDIIVMDVDGKSALQAEK, encoded by the coding sequence ATGAAAAATTGGACATACATCACCATCGGTCTTTTAATGGCTGCCTGCACCAACGGGGTGGAAAAAGCAACGAATAATACTTCTAAAAAGAAGGATGTGGTAAGCGGTTTGTCGGAAGCAGAAAAATTGATTGAACCCAAAAAACAAATCGCGGATAAGAAAAGTTTCCCGAACGGAATTAAGATCCAATGGTTTGAAAAGTCGAATGGCGAACCGGTTAAAGAAGGATCGGTTTATGAGATTAATTTCAAGACCAAGCTCCAAAACGGGGAAGTGGTCGATGGAAATTATAAGCTTCAAAGAGATATGTTGCCATTCCTGGTCGGATATGGAATGCAGACTCCCGGTTTCGACCTGGCTATGAAAGAATTGAGAGTGGGTGATTTTGTGGAGATTTTTATTCCGGGAGCACTGGCACGTGGCCCGAAAGGTATTCCGGGAATTATTCCTCCGAATGCTCCGAATATCGTAATGCTGAGAATCGGTAAGGAAATAAAACCGACGAAAGTAATTGACGGGGTAAAAGTGTGGAGATTGGAAGAAAATCCGGAAATGAAAGATGCAAAAATCGGGGAAAACTCCAATGTGGCTATTCATTATTTTGTCGGGACTAAATCAAATCCGCGTTACGATAATTCTTACCAGAGAGACACGCCGTTTGCATTCGGAATGAAAGATCATTCCCTGATTCCCGGTCTGAGAAAGGCAATGATGAATATGAAAATGTATGACAAGTTATATATTCTCGTTCCTGCAAAAGAGGCTTACGGATCAAGAGGTTATGTGGATATGGTGAAGCCGAATGAAGAATTGTTTTACGATATTATCGTGATGGATGTGGACGGGAAATCTGCACTGCAAGCGGAGAAATAG
- a CDS encoding M23 family metallopeptidase — protein MNKILYFLLFFSSFSVFAQTPIDTVDTEKGKMVIYSNRTWKFLLDEEFDGIMNEALFNQIQADTNLNLIQTWNNDICFSSDRPDMSRLNDTIWLCMVDDLHKEFVCPVPGIVTSRYGYRKGRYHNGIDLNLRTGDTVKAAFSGRVRYAKWNDGGFGNLVIIRHHNGLETFYAHLSKHLVAPDQEVKAGEPIGLGGNTGRSFGAHLHFEVRFYDAPMNPEEVIDFAKKELKDENLLVQKRLFRPGAKPTDEEISGESIAAVQARTEAAATRKYYKIRTGDTLSQIAAKSNTTVSRLCKLNGIRPTTLLQVGRQLRVR, from the coding sequence ATGAACAAAATTCTTTATTTCCTGCTCTTCTTCAGTTCATTTTCGGTTTTCGCTCAAACTCCGATCGACACCGTGGATACTGAAAAAGGTAAAATGGTTATCTACTCCAATCGAACATGGAAATTCTTACTGGATGAAGAGTTCGACGGTATCATGAATGAAGCCTTGTTCAACCAGATCCAGGCAGATACAAACCTGAACCTGATCCAAACCTGGAACAATGATATTTGTTTTTCTTCCGACAGACCGGATATGTCTCGTTTAAACGATACGATCTGGTTGTGTATGGTTGATGACCTGCATAAAGAGTTTGTATGCCCGGTACCGGGAATCGTAACTTCCCGCTACGGATACCGGAAAGGAAGATACCACAACGGAATTGATTTGAACCTGAGAACAGGAGATACCGTAAAAGCTGCTTTTTCAGGACGTGTGCGTTACGCAAAATGGAACGACGGAGGTTTCGGTAACCTGGTTATTATCCGTCACCACAACGGACTGGAAACATTCTATGCGCACCTTTCCAAACATTTGGTAGCTCCTGACCAGGAAGTGAAAGCCGGTGAACCGATCGGATTGGGTGGAAACACCGGGCGTTCATTCGGAGCTCACCTGCACTTCGAAGTGCGTTTCTACGATGCACCGATGAACCCGGAAGAAGTGATCGATTTCGCGAAAAAAGAACTCAAGGACGAAAACCTGCTGGTGCAAAAGAGATTGTTCCGTCCGGGAGCAAAACCAACGGATGAAGAAATTTCAGGAGAATCCATTGCGGCAGTTCAGGCAAGAACAGAAGCTGCTGCTACCCGCAAATATTACAAGATCAGAACCGGAGACACCTTGTCTCAGATTGCCGCAAAAAGCAATACAACGGTTTCCAGGCTTTGTAAGTTGAACGGGATCCGCCCAACGACACTTTTGCAAGTTGGTCGACAATTACGCGTCAGATAA
- a CDS encoding FKBP-type peptidyl-prolyl cis-trans isomerase, protein MIKKEFLFCLLLVCSCTEEEEQPKPVQWDMKKSTEMNKEMAVEESINIDLYFAQHENWDVKETGTGLRYVILKKTDGAVPKPGMDAKTQYKISLLDGTEVYKTPADELDIFRVDKSEMESGIHEGIKLMKVGEKAKLVFPSHLAHGLVGDLQKIPPLSPLVVDIELIGIE, encoded by the coding sequence ATGATAAAAAAAGAATTTCTTTTCTGCCTTTTACTGGTGTGTTCGTGCACAGAAGAAGAGGAGCAGCCGAAACCCGTTCAGTGGGATATGAAAAAATCCACCGAAATGAATAAAGAAATGGCGGTTGAAGAAAGTATCAATATCGATCTTTATTTTGCCCAGCATGAAAATTGGGACGTAAAAGAAACGGGAACAGGATTGCGCTATGTGATTCTCAAAAAAACGGACGGAGCTGTTCCTAAACCCGGAATGGATGCAAAAACGCAATATAAGATCAGTTTGCTGGATGGAACGGAGGTTTATAAAACGCCGGCTGATGAGTTGGATATCTTCCGGGTGGATAAAAGCGAAATGGAATCGGGAATTCACGAAGGTATCAAATTGATGAAAGTCGGTGAAAAAGCGAAACTGGTGTTTCCTAGTCACCTGGCACACGGATTAGTAGGAGATTTACAGAAAATACCGCCTTTATCTCCTCTGGTCGTTGACATCGAATTAATCGGAATAGAATAA